A window from Streptomyces sp. NBC_00271 encodes these proteins:
- a CDS encoding GntR family transcriptional regulator has product MTAPVVHSLREQIREHIVEGIVSGRWKPGERIVERRIATELEVSQTPVREALRELESLRLIESAPNKGVRVRNLTAADLEESYPVRAGLEAIAAELAAERLAQDCSALEPHVTALYEADRLSDGTGQVRHTVAFHRELVRAAGNSVLLHTWEGLGIEVFTALSIRWLGTVQQSYAEEHEALVDAFRRRDPLIADLVKAHVLGCAPRP; this is encoded by the coding sequence ATGACCGCGCCCGTCGTCCACTCGCTGCGCGAACAGATCCGCGAGCACATCGTGGAGGGGATCGTCAGCGGGCGCTGGAAGCCGGGTGAGCGGATCGTCGAGCGGCGGATCGCGACCGAGCTGGAGGTCAGCCAGACCCCGGTGCGGGAGGCGCTGCGCGAACTGGAGTCGCTGCGGCTGATCGAGTCGGCGCCCAACAAGGGTGTGCGCGTGCGCAACCTGACGGCCGCCGACCTGGAGGAGAGCTACCCCGTACGGGCCGGTCTGGAGGCCATCGCGGCCGAGCTGGCGGCCGAGCGGCTCGCCCAGGACTGCTCGGCCCTGGAGCCGCACGTCACGGCGCTGTACGAGGCCGACCGGCTGTCGGACGGCACCGGCCAGGTCCGTCACACCGTCGCCTTCCACCGCGAACTCGTGCGCGCCGCGGGCAACTCCGTCCTCCTGCACACCTGGGAGGGCCTGGGCATCGAGGTCTTCACCGCCCTGTCCATCCGCTGGCTGGGAACCGTCCAGCAGTCGTACGCGGAGGAGCACGAGGCGCTCGTGGACGCCTTCCGGCGCCGGGATCCACTGATCGCCGACCTGGTGAAGGCGCATGTGCTGGGCTGCGCGCCGCGCCCGTGA
- a CDS encoding helix-turn-helix transcriptional regulator: MRAARLIKMVLLLQSRPSMTAAELARELEVSERTITRDAQALSEAGVPVYADRGRAGGYRLIGGYRTRLTGLARTEAEALFLSGVPGALRDMGLEDAASAARLKVSAALLPSLRDASRAAGQRFHLDAPAWFNEPETPELLPAVAEAVWDDRRITAGYRRGTAEVERVLEPYGLVLKAGVWYLCARVPEPGAAGSGPFRVYRIDRFTEVRPATECFTREDGFDLPGFWAERAEQFARSILRAEAVVRLSPEGVRRLAYVVDPASARQALGGCGDPDGRGWVTVTLPVESEEVAHGQLTGLGPEVEVLSPAALRDRFAGDAVRLAELYRENAS, encoded by the coding sequence ATGCGTGCTGCCCGCCTGATCAAGATGGTGCTGCTGCTCCAGTCACGGCCGTCGATGACCGCCGCCGAGCTGGCGCGGGAGCTCGAGGTGTCCGAACGGACGATCACGCGGGACGCGCAGGCGCTGTCGGAGGCGGGGGTTCCGGTGTACGCGGACCGGGGCAGAGCCGGGGGCTACCGCCTGATCGGCGGCTACCGCACCCGGCTGACGGGCCTGGCGCGTACGGAGGCGGAGGCGCTGTTCCTGAGCGGAGTGCCGGGGGCCCTGCGGGACATGGGTCTGGAGGACGCCGCCTCCGCCGCGCGCCTGAAGGTGTCCGCCGCCCTCCTCCCCTCCCTGCGGGACGCCTCGCGGGCGGCGGGACAGCGGTTCCATCTGGACGCGCCCGCGTGGTTCAACGAGCCCGAGACGCCCGAGCTGCTGCCCGCGGTCGCGGAGGCGGTCTGGGACGACCGTCGGATCACCGCGGGGTACCGGCGCGGGACGGCCGAGGTGGAGCGGGTGCTCGAACCGTACGGGCTCGTACTGAAGGCGGGTGTCTGGTACCTGTGCGCGCGGGTGCCCGAGCCCGGGGCGGCCGGATCCGGCCCCTTCCGGGTCTACCGGATCGACCGCTTCACCGAGGTGAGGCCCGCCACGGAGTGTTTCACCCGGGAGGACGGGTTCGACCTGCCCGGGTTCTGGGCGGAGCGGGCCGAGCAGTTCGCACGGTCCATCCTGCGGGCGGAGGCCGTCGTACGGCTGTCTCCGGAGGGCGTGCGCAGACTCGCGTACGTCGTCGACCCCGCGTCCGCGAGACAGGCGCTGGGTGGGTGCGGTGACCCCGACGGGCGGGGCTGGGTGACGGTCACCCTCCCCGTCGAGTCGGAGGAGGTCGCCCATGGGCAACTGACGGGGCTCGGGCCCGAGGTGGAGGTGCTCTCGCCCGCGGCGCTGCGGGACCGATTCGCGGGGGACGCGGTGCGGCTGGCGGAGCTGTACCGGGAAAACGCCTCGTAG
- the aceE gene encoding pyruvate dehydrogenase (acetyl-transferring), homodimeric type, whose translation MTDPTAIQPSELDQLPDRDPEETAEWQASLDAVTQAAGPHRAAYLMRRTLERAEGNGLALPKLLETDYVNTIPTAAEPVVDGDEAMEARITAWNRWNAAAMVTRGAKHGVGGHIATFASAAWLYETGFNHFFKGKESQEAPGSGDQLYIQGHASPGIYARAFLDGRLTEQHLDNFRQEAGGNGLPSYPHPRRLPWLWEFPTVSMGLGPLSAIYQARFNRYLTSRGIKDVSQSHVWAFLGDGEMDEPESTAALALASREGLDNLTFVINCNLQRLDGPVRANFKIVQELEAQFRGAGWNVVKSLWGSAWDELFQLDTTGALVRRLREVPDAQVQTYQTRDAAYIRQDFFGADPALVEMAKLISDDKITECFHLSRGGHESRKVYAAYRAALAHKGAPTVILAQTVKGFTLGEGFASKNANHQMKKLSTDEFKQMRDLLELPISDSQFIDGQVPYGHPGADSPEVRYLQERRAALGGPAPARRTHALAPLPAPADKAFASFDKGSGSQNVATTMAFVRLVKDLVRDKETGKRWVPIVPDEARTFGMESLFPSLGIYSPKGQTYEPVDRDQLMYYKEAKDGQILNEGITEAGSMADFIAASTAYATHGEAMIPFYIFYSMFGWQRTADQMWQLGDQLGRGFLVGATAGRTTLTGEGLQHADGHSPVIAATNPAALSYDPAFAYEIATIVKDGLRRMYGEAAPGEDSNVFYYLTVYNEPMPQPAKPAGLGIDEGIVKGLYRFNTAESAGLSPVANAPRIQLLGSGTAIHWTLQAQKLLAEEWGVAADVWSATSWTELRRDALEADAALLRGEERVPFVRQALHGAEGPVLAVSDYMRQVPDQIAQWVEQDYSSLGADGFGLSDTRAAARRHFGVDAQSIVVAALAQLARRGEVKTSAVKEARERYGL comes from the coding sequence ATGACCGACCCCACCGCAATCCAGCCGAGCGAGCTCGACCAGCTCCCGGACCGCGACCCCGAGGAGACCGCCGAATGGCAGGCCTCCCTGGACGCCGTCACCCAGGCGGCCGGGCCGCACCGTGCCGCGTATCTGATGCGCCGCACGCTGGAGCGCGCCGAGGGCAACGGTCTCGCGCTGCCCAAGCTGCTTGAGACCGACTACGTCAACACCATCCCCACCGCCGCCGAGCCCGTCGTGGACGGCGACGAGGCGATGGAAGCCCGGATCACCGCCTGGAACCGCTGGAACGCGGCCGCGATGGTGACCCGGGGCGCGAAACACGGCGTCGGCGGCCACATCGCCACCTTCGCCTCCGCGGCCTGGCTCTACGAGACCGGCTTCAACCACTTCTTCAAGGGCAAGGAGTCCCAGGAGGCTCCCGGCTCCGGCGACCAGCTCTACATCCAGGGCCACGCCTCCCCCGGCATCTACGCCCGCGCCTTCCTCGACGGCCGGCTCACCGAGCAGCACCTCGACAACTTCCGCCAGGAGGCGGGCGGCAACGGCCTCCCGTCGTACCCGCACCCGCGGCGCCTGCCCTGGCTCTGGGAGTTCCCGACCGTCTCCATGGGCCTCGGCCCGCTGTCGGCGATCTACCAGGCGCGCTTCAACCGCTATCTGACCAGCCGCGGCATCAAGGACGTCTCGCAGTCCCACGTGTGGGCGTTCCTCGGCGACGGCGAGATGGACGAGCCCGAGTCGACCGCGGCACTCGCACTCGCCTCCCGCGAGGGCCTGGACAACCTGACCTTCGTCATCAACTGCAACCTGCAGCGCCTCGACGGCCCGGTCCGCGCCAACTTCAAGATCGTGCAGGAGCTGGAGGCCCAGTTCCGCGGCGCCGGCTGGAACGTCGTGAAGTCGCTGTGGGGCTCGGCCTGGGACGAGCTGTTCCAGCTCGACACCACGGGTGCGCTCGTACGCCGCCTGCGCGAGGTACCCGACGCGCAGGTGCAGACGTACCAGACCCGCGACGCCGCCTACATCCGCCAGGACTTCTTCGGCGCCGACCCGGCGCTCGTCGAGATGGCGAAGCTGATCAGCGACGACAAGATCACCGAGTGTTTCCACCTCTCCCGCGGCGGCCACGAGTCCCGCAAGGTGTACGCGGCCTACCGCGCCGCCCTCGCCCACAAGGGCGCGCCGACGGTGATCCTGGCCCAGACGGTCAAGGGCTTCACGCTCGGTGAGGGCTTCGCGTCCAAGAACGCCAACCACCAGATGAAGAAGCTGTCGACGGACGAGTTCAAGCAGATGCGTGACCTGCTCGAGCTGCCCATCTCCGACAGCCAGTTCATCGACGGCCAGGTTCCCTACGGCCACCCGGGCGCCGACTCCCCCGAGGTCCGTTACCTCCAGGAGCGCCGCGCGGCCCTCGGCGGCCCGGCCCCGGCCCGCCGTACGCACGCGCTCGCCCCGCTGCCCGCCCCCGCCGACAAGGCGTTCGCGTCCTTCGACAAGGGCTCCGGCTCGCAGAACGTGGCGACCACGATGGCCTTCGTCCGCCTGGTCAAGGACCTCGTCCGCGACAAGGAGACCGGGAAGCGCTGGGTGCCGATCGTCCCCGACGAGGCGCGCACCTTCGGCATGGAGAGCCTCTTCCCCTCCCTCGGCATCTACTCGCCCAAGGGCCAGACGTACGAGCCGGTCGACCGCGACCAGCTGATGTACTACAAGGAGGCCAAGGACGGCCAGATCCTCAACGAGGGGATCACCGAGGCCGGCTCCATGGCGGACTTCATCGCCGCGTCCACCGCGTACGCCACGCACGGCGAGGCGATGATCCCCTTCTACATCTTCTACTCGATGTTCGGCTGGCAGCGCACGGCCGACCAGATGTGGCAGCTCGGCGACCAGCTCGGCCGCGGCTTCCTGGTCGGCGCCACGGCCGGCCGTACGACGCTGACGGGCGAGGGCCTCCAGCACGCCGACGGCCACTCCCCGGTCATCGCGGCGACCAACCCGGCCGCCCTGTCCTACGACCCGGCGTTCGCGTACGAGATCGCGACGATCGTCAAGGACGGTCTGCGCCGGATGTACGGCGAGGCGGCCCCGGGCGAGGACTCGAACGTCTTCTACTACCTGACGGTCTACAACGAGCCGATGCCGCAGCCCGCCAAGCCGGCCGGCCTCGGTATCGACGAGGGCATCGTCAAGGGCCTCTACCGCTTCAACACGGCCGAGTCGGCGGGCCTGTCCCCCGTCGCCAACGCCCCGCGCATCCAGCTGCTGGGCTCCGGCACGGCGATCCACTGGACCCTCCAGGCGCAGAAGCTGCTCGCCGAGGAGTGGGGCGTGGCCGCCGACGTGTGGTCCGCGACCTCCTGGACGGAGCTGCGGCGCGACGCGCTGGAGGCCGACGCGGCCCTGCTGCGCGGCGAGGAGCGGGTGCCGTTCGTCCGCCAGGCGCTGCACGGCGCCGAGGGCCCGGTGCTCGCGGTCTCCGACTACATGCGCCAGGTCCCGGACCAGATCGCGCAGTGGGTCGAGCAGGACTACTCCTCGCTCGGTGCCGACGGCTTCGGCCTCTCCGACACCCGTGCGGCGGCCCGTCGCCACTTCGGCGTCGACGCGCAGTCGATCGTCGTCGCGGCGCTGGCGCAGCTGGCACGGCGGGGCGAGGTCAAGACGTCCGCGGTGAAGGAAGCGCGGGAGCGCTACGGACTCTGA
- the lpdA gene encoding dihydrolipoyl dehydrogenase, protein MANDASTVFDLVILGGGSGGYAAALRGAQLGLDVALIEKDKVGGTCLHRGCIPTKALLHAGEIADQARESEQFGVKATFEGIDVPAVHKYKDGVISGLYKGLQGLIASRKVTYIEGEGRLSSPTSVDVNGQRIQGRHVLLATGSVPKSLPGLVIDGNRIISSDHALVLDRVPQSAIVLGGGVIGVEFASAWKSFGTDVTVIEGLKHLVPVEDENSSKLLERAFRKRGIKFNLGTFFSKAEYTQNGVKVTLADGKEFEAEVLLVAVGRGPVSAGLGYEEQGVAMDRGYVLVDEYMRTNVPTISAVGDLVPTLQLAHVGFAEGILVAERLAGLKTVPIDYDGVPRVTYCHPEVASVGITEAKAKEIYGADKVVALKYNLAGNGKSKILNTAGEIKLVQVKDGAVVGVHMVGDRMGEQVGEAQLIYNWEALPAEVAQLIHAHPTQNEALGEAHLALAGKPLHSHD, encoded by the coding sequence GTGGCGAACGACGCCAGCACCGTTTTCGACCTAGTGATCCTCGGCGGTGGCAGTGGCGGTTACGCCGCGGCGCTCCGCGGGGCGCAGCTGGGCCTGGACGTCGCCCTGATCGAGAAGGACAAGGTCGGAGGCACCTGCCTGCACCGGGGATGCATCCCCACCAAGGCCCTGCTGCACGCGGGCGAGATCGCCGACCAGGCCCGCGAGAGCGAGCAGTTCGGCGTCAAGGCCACCTTCGAGGGCATCGACGTCCCGGCCGTCCACAAGTACAAGGACGGGGTCATCTCGGGCCTGTACAAGGGCCTGCAGGGTCTCATCGCGTCCCGCAAGGTGACGTACATCGAGGGTGAGGGCCGACTGTCCTCCCCCACCTCGGTCGACGTGAACGGCCAGCGCATCCAGGGCCGCCACGTGCTGCTCGCGACCGGCTCCGTGCCGAAGTCGCTGCCGGGCCTGGTGATCGACGGCAACCGGATCATCTCCTCCGACCACGCGCTGGTCCTGGACCGCGTCCCGCAGTCCGCGATCGTGCTCGGCGGCGGCGTCATCGGCGTCGAGTTCGCCTCCGCGTGGAAGTCCTTCGGCACCGACGTGACGGTGATCGAGGGCCTCAAGCACCTCGTCCCGGTCGAGGACGAGAACTCCTCCAAGCTTCTTGAGCGCGCGTTCCGCAAGCGCGGCATCAAGTTCAACCTGGGCACCTTCTTCTCGAAGGCCGAGTACACCCAGAACGGTGTCAAGGTCACCCTCGCCGACGGCAAGGAGTTCGAGGCCGAGGTCCTGCTCGTCGCCGTCGGCCGCGGCCCGGTCTCGGCCGGTCTCGGCTACGAGGAGCAGGGCGTCGCGATGGACCGCGGCTATGTCCTGGTCGACGAGTACATGCGGACGAACGTCCCGACCATCTCCGCCGTCGGTGACCTGGTCCCGACGCTCCAGCTCGCGCACGTCGGCTTCGCCGAGGGCATCCTGGTGGCGGAGCGTCTGGCCGGTCTCAAGACCGTTCCGATCGACTACGACGGTGTCCCCCGGGTGACGTACTGCCACCCCGAGGTCGCCTCCGTGGGCATCACCGAGGCCAAGGCCAAGGAGATCTACGGCGCGGACAAGGTCGTCGCCCTGAAGTACAACCTCGCGGGCAACGGCAAGAGCAAGATCCTCAACACCGCGGGCGAGATCAAGCTCGTCCAGGTGAAGGACGGTGCCGTGGTCGGCGTCCACATGGTCGGCGACCGCATGGGCGAGCAGGTCGGCGAAGCCCAGCTGATCTACAACTGGGAGGCGCTGCCCGCCGAGGTCGCCCAGCTCATCCACGCCCACCCGACGCAGAACGAGGCGCTCGGCGAGGCCCACCTGGCCCTCGCGGGCAAGCCGCTGCACTCGCACGACTGA
- a CDS encoding DUF4240 domain-containing protein, producing MDETEFWELVDTTREAVEGDPEDHADLLVERLVQLDPDAVLDFARHFEARYNRAYRWDLWGAAWVLLDGVSDDAFDFFRCWLIGQGREVFEGAMHDPDALADLLDDFDEDLDGDGEELGYAADEAYEQLTGVVAPDLGIPPASPEPEGTPLDFENESVLAERYPRLWERFRD from the coding sequence ATGGACGAGACGGAGTTCTGGGAGCTGGTGGACACGACCCGCGAGGCCGTCGAGGGCGACCCCGAGGACCACGCCGACCTGCTCGTCGAACGGCTCGTCCAGCTGGACCCGGACGCCGTGCTCGACTTCGCCCGTCACTTCGAGGCCCGCTACAACCGCGCCTACCGCTGGGATCTGTGGGGCGCGGCGTGGGTCCTGCTCGACGGGGTGAGCGACGACGCCTTCGACTTCTTCCGGTGCTGGCTGATCGGCCAGGGCCGGGAGGTCTTCGAGGGCGCGATGCACGATCCCGACGCGCTCGCCGACCTCCTGGACGACTTCGACGAGGACCTCGACGGGGACGGTGAGGAGCTCGGGTACGCCGCGGACGAGGCGTACGAGCAGCTGACCGGGGTCGTCGCGCCCGACCTGGGCATTCCGCCCGCGTCGCCCGAGCCGGAGGGTACGCCGCTCGACTTCGAGAACGAGTCCGTGCTGGCCGAGCGCTATCCCAGGCTGTGGGAGCGCTTCAGGGACTGA
- the sucB gene encoding 2-oxoglutarate dehydrogenase, E2 component, dihydrolipoamide succinyltransferase produces MAVSVTLPALGESVTEGTVTRWLKAEGERVEADEPLLEVSTDKVDTEIPSPAAGVLASIKVAEDETVEVGAELAVIDDGTGAPAAAPAPAAEPVAAPAPAAPAPVAEAPAAPAPAAAPAPAAPAGGASGTDVVLPALGESVTEGTVTRWLKEVGEEVAEDEPLLEVSTDKVDTEIPAPVAGVLLEIVVGEDETAEVGAKLAVIGAPGAAPAAAPAPAAPAPAAAAPTPAAPAAPAPAPAAPAAPAAAAPAPVQPVAPAPVAPAAPAPAPVAAPAPVIPAPAPAAQATDDGAYVTPLVRKLAAENYVDLASVKGTGVGGRIRKQDVLAAAEAAKAAAAAPAPAAAAAAPAAKKAPTLEVSPLRGQTIKMPRIRKVIGDNMVKALHEQAQLSSVVEVDVTRLMRLRAQAKDSFAAREGVKLSPMPFFVKAAAQALKAHPAVNARINVDEGTITYFDTENIGIAVDSEKGLMTPVIKHAGDLNIAGIAKATAELAGKVRANKITPDELSGGTFTISNTGSRGALFDTIIVPPNQVAILGIGATVKRPAVIETEEGTVIGVRDMTYLTLSYDHRLVDGADAARYLTAVKAILEAGEFEVELGL; encoded by the coding sequence ATGGCGGTTTCCGTAACCCTTCCGGCGCTCGGTGAGAGCGTCACCGAGGGCACTGTCACTCGCTGGCTGAAGGCCGAGGGCGAGCGCGTCGAGGCCGACGAGCCGCTGCTCGAGGTGTCGACCGACAAGGTCGACACCGAGATCCCCTCCCCCGCCGCCGGTGTCCTCGCCTCCATCAAGGTCGCCGAGGACGAGACGGTCGAGGTCGGCGCCGAGCTGGCCGTCATCGACGACGGCACGGGCGCGCCCGCCGCCGCCCCCGCTCCGGCCGCCGAGCCCGTGGCCGCCCCGGCTCCGGCCGCTCCCGCCCCGGTCGCCGAGGCCCCCGCGGCCCCGGCCCCCGCCGCCGCTCCCGCTCCCGCCGCCCCGGCCGGTGGCGCCTCCGGTACCGACGTCGTGCTGCCCGCGCTGGGCGAGTCGGTCACCGAGGGCACCGTCACCCGCTGGCTGAAGGAGGTCGGCGAGGAGGTCGCGGAGGACGAGCCGCTGCTCGAGGTCTCCACGGACAAGGTCGACACCGAGATCCCCGCGCCGGTCGCCGGCGTGCTGCTGGAGATCGTGGTCGGCGAGGACGAGACCGCCGAGGTCGGCGCGAAGCTCGCCGTCATCGGTGCCCCGGGCGCGGCTCCGGCCGCCGCTCCGGCTCCCGCGGCTCCGGCCCCCGCCGCTGCCGCCCCGACCCCGGCCGCCCCCGCGGCTCCGGCTCCGGCCCCCGCTGCTCCGGCCGCCCCGGCCGCTGCGGCCCCGGCTCCGGTCCAGCCCGTGGCTCCGGCCCCGGTCGCGCCCGCCGCTCCGGCTCCCGCGCCGGTCGCCGCGCCCGCCCCGGTCATCCCGGCTCCGGCTCCGGCCGCGCAGGCCACCGACGACGGCGCGTACGTGACCCCGCTGGTGCGCAAGCTCGCCGCGGAGAACTACGTCGACCTGGCCTCCGTCAAGGGCACCGGCGTCGGCGGCCGTATCCGCAAGCAGGACGTCCTCGCCGCCGCCGAGGCCGCGAAGGCCGCCGCCGCTGCCCCGGCTCCGGCCGCTGCTGCCGCCGCCCCGGCGGCCAAGAAGGCGCCGACCCTGGAGGTCTCCCCGCTGCGCGGTCAGACCATCAAGATGCCCCGCATCCGCAAGGTCATCGGCGACAACATGGTGAAGGCCCTGCACGAGCAGGCCCAGCTGTCCTCGGTCGTCGAGGTCGACGTCACCCGACTGATGCGGCTGCGCGCGCAGGCGAAGGACTCCTTCGCGGCCCGCGAGGGCGTCAAGCTCTCCCCGATGCCGTTCTTCGTGAAGGCCGCGGCCCAGGCGCTGAAGGCCCACCCGGCCGTCAACGCCCGGATCAACGTGGACGAGGGCACGATCACCTACTTCGACACCGAGAACATCGGTATCGCGGTGGACTCGGAGAAGGGCCTGATGACCCCGGTCATCAAGCACGCGGGCGACCTGAACATCGCCGGCATCGCCAAGGCCACCGCCGAGCTGGCGGGCAAGGTCCGGGCGAACAAGATCACTCCGGACGAGCTGTCCGGCGGGACCTTCACCATCTCCAACACCGGCTCGCGCGGCGCGCTCTTCGACACGATCATCGTGCCGCCGAACCAGGTCGCGATCCTCGGCATCGGTGCCACGGTCAAGCGTCCGGCCGTCATCGAGACGGAGGAGGGTACGGTCATCGGCGTCCGCGACATGACCTACCTGACGCTCTCCTACGACCACCGTCTGGTGGACGGCGCCGACGCGGCCCGTTACCTGACCGCGGTCAAGGCGATCCTGGAGGCGGGCGAGTTCGAGGTCGAGCTCGGCCTGTAA